Below is a genomic region from Deltaproteobacteria bacterium.
TAACAATAGTGGAAATCAACAAATCGTTGCAAAAGAAGCAAGAAGAGCTCTATGAGATGAGAGTTAAAAACAACTTGGGTCAACTAACAAATCCTTTGCAAATTAGATTTTTAAAAAAAGATATCGCTAGAATTAATACAGTTATTTCTATGAAAAGATTAGAGGTTTAATTAGTTATGGAAAATTTGTCAAAAAAAATGGAACTTGTTGGTGAGGTTGTAAGTAATAAAATGCAAAAAACTATTTCTGTTTCCGTGTCAAGAGTGGTAAAGCATGTTAAGTATGGAAAATATTTGAAGAAGAGCACAGTTTTTAAAGCTCATGATGAAAAAAATGATTCTAAAATTGGAGATAAAGTCTTGATTAGAGAATCAAGACCTCTAAGCAGAACAAAAAGATGGGAATTGGTAAAAATTTTAAAATAGTAGGATAAATTTATGATTCAAATGCAAACAAGGCTTTCTGTTGCTGATAACTCAGGAGCGAAAGAAGTTATGTGTGTTAAGGTTTTAGGTGGTTCTAAGAGAAGATTTGCTTCTATAGGTGACGTAATTGTTGTATCAATTAAGGATGCAATGCCTAATTCAAAAGTTAAGAAAGGTGATGTGGCTAAAGCTGTTGTAGTTAGAACGTCACACAAGTTGAAAAGACCGGATGGTTCCTATATCAAATTTGATGAAAATTCTGCTGTTTTGATTAATGCAGCTAAAGAACCAATAGGAACAAG
It encodes:
- the rpmC gene encoding 50S ribosomal protein L29; amino-acid sequence: MKYSEIKNLTIVEINKSLQKKQEELYEMRVKNNLGQLTNPLQIRFLKKDIARINTVISMKRLEV
- the rpsQ gene encoding 30S ribosomal protein S17; the protein is MENLSKKMELVGEVVSNKMQKTISVSVSRVVKHVKYGKYLKKSTVFKAHDEKNDSKIGDKVLIRESRPLSRTKRWELVKILK
- the rplN gene encoding 50S ribosomal protein L14 gives rise to the protein MIQMQTRLSVADNSGAKEVMCVKVLGGSKRRFASIGDVIVVSIKDAMPNSKVKKGDVAKAVVVRTSHKLKRPDGSYIKFDENSAVLINAAKEPIGTRIFGPVARELRAKQFVKIVSLAPEVL